The sequence TAAAAGAGCTTAAAAATGAGAGTGAATTTAAAGAAAATGATTTCACTAATGCAAGTAGATATTTAGTTTTAACAGGTAATGAAATAGTTGATAATTACAGCATTAAAGCATTAGAAAACATGCGTTTAGTACTGCAAGAAGTAAAAACAATAGATATAGCAAAATACTGCTTACCAGAAAGCTATAAAACAGAACTTACTTGGAGTATAAATGCAAGGTCTTTGCAAAATTTTTTACATCTAAGAAGTTCAAAATCAGCTCTTTGGGAGATAAAAAACTTAGCCCATGCTATTTATGAGCAAATTCCACAAGAACATAAATTTATATTTGAAGAGTGTATACAAAGTTAAATTTATTATTGTAGATATATTTTATTAAAAAATATGTCTGTTTTATCACTAACTATATTTTTATCAAATTTTAGATAAAATGAATTTAACTATAATTATAAAGGATAAAATTTGAAAAAAATATATGCTTTTTTAATGATCTTAATATTTTGTTCATCATCTCTTTTTGCACAAAACAAATATCAAAAATATGTAGAAAAGTGTGAACATGGTGATTCTTGGGCTTGTGCTGAAGTTGGAATGACAAACTATAAGCATGATAATTTAGAAGAAGCCTTAATATATTTTGATAAAGGTTGTAAGATTAAGTTTTCAATTGGATGTGAATTAAAAGCATTTTTTAATAAAAGCCAAAAACCAAAAGAGGCATTTGATGTATTTCAAAGGGCATGTGATAATAATAGCTCATATAGCTGTTTAAATTTAGCTATGATGTATGAGTATGGCGAATATGTTGAAAAAAACATAACCAAAGCAACAAAACTTTTTTCAAAATCATGTAAATTAGGTGATAAACAGGCCTGTTATTATTTAAATTTAAGATAATTAAATCTTTGGATTATTTTTTAAAAATTTAACCTGATTTGCATGTGTTAGTGCTATTGCTATAGCATCGGTTATATCAAGGGGTTTAATATCTTTTTTAAGCCCTAAAATTCTTTTAACCATATAAGCAACTTGCTCTTTTGTAGCTTTTGCTTTTCCTGTTACACTTTTTTTAATTTGAAGTGGAGTATACTCATAAAATTCACCATGAATTTGAAGTATTTT is a genomic window of Campylobacter blaseri containing:
- the thyX gene encoding FAD-dependent thymidylate synthase; the protein is MEVNLLNYTPLWICSNAIRTCWQSFDKSDNGGEKDKELIDRVGNKYKHASTLEHLHYNFYIKGISRALLQELARHRMASLSVKSTRYTLKELKNESEFKENDFTNASRYLVLTGNEIVDNYSIKALENMRLVLQEVKTIDIAKYCLPESYKTELTWSINARSLQNFLHLRSSKSALWEIKNLAHAIYEQIPQEHKFIFEECIQS
- a CDS encoding tetratricopeptide repeat protein, which produces MKKIYAFLMILIFCSSSLFAQNKYQKYVEKCEHGDSWACAEVGMTNYKHDNLEEALIYFDKGCKIKFSIGCELKAFFNKSQKPKEAFDVFQRACDNNSSYSCLNLAMMYEYGEYVEKNITKATKLFSKSCKLGDKQACYYLNLR